A single region of the Rhipicephalus microplus isolate Deutch F79 chromosome 10, USDA_Rmic, whole genome shotgun sequence genome encodes:
- the LOC142774679 gene encoding uncharacterized protein LOC142774679 → MPGQYVVVLFPEEDDTSGIILKSWLKGDGCLWPRQTKYVHSLLKAKATPGADWIEVPCTVVREFDTYAEARANLPRVENGSNLDGEAELGKGRRKKNKRSYESEDDEGAPSPPASMIRRRKHKRPRNLENRPLPTQPRSLEHEGDMLLG, encoded by the exons atgccag GTCAATACGTTGTCGTTCTCTTCCCAGAAGAGGATGATACATCTGGGATCATCCTCAAAAGTTGGCTGAAAGGCGACGGCTGCCTGTGGCCTCGACAAACTAAATATGTACATAgtttgttgaaggcgaaagcgaCTCCAGGGGCTGACTGGATAGAAGTGCCTTGCACTGTTGTCCGAGAATTTG ATACATATGCCGAAGCACGGGCAAATCTGCCAAGGGTAGAAAATGGATCCAACTTGGACGGCGAGGCAGAACTTGGgaaaggcagaagaaaaaaaaataagagatccTATGAGTCTGAAGATGATGAAGGGGCACCATCACCTCCAGCTTCAATGATAAGAC GGAGAAAACACAAGCGACCAAGAAATTTAGAGAATCGGCCACTGCCCACCCAGCCACGGTCATTGGAACATGAAGGTGATATGCTTCTGGGATaa